One window of Mucilaginibacter inviolabilis genomic DNA carries:
- a CDS encoding sugar porter family MFS transporter, producing the protein MSSSKTFNSSYIIGISFISALGGYLFGFDFAVISGALPFLRTQFALDPVWEGFLTGSLALGCIIGCLFAGNLADKYGRKPGLMVAALIFAVSSIGIAFAQSLTYFIVLRFAAGIGVGMASMLCPMYIAEISPAEVRGRNVAINQLTVVIGILVTNLVNYFLADAGHDAWRWMFGLGAVPSAIFLIGVTWLPESPRWLMKSGQVTKAQQVLNKIGTTDFANTTMKAIEKSLAGGAVKQSYKMVFEKAVRPAVVVGITLAVFQQFCGINVVFNYTSTIFESVGANLNRQLLETVSIGVVNLVFTLLAMWQVDKLGRRPLMLVGSLGLSIMYIVLAIALQNHFPAGLVSLFVLLAISTYAISLAPVTWVLISEIFPNKIRGVASSVAIVSLWGAYFILVFTFPILAKKLGTYGPFYLYAGICFLGFLFVKSRVKETKGQTLEELEENLIRH; encoded by the coding sequence ATGAGTAGTTCAAAAACATTTAACAGCAGTTATATAATCGGGATCTCCTTTATTTCGGCCCTGGGCGGATACCTCTTCGGGTTCGATTTTGCCGTGATATCGGGCGCTTTGCCATTTCTGCGTACCCAATTTGCGCTCGACCCCGTGTGGGAAGGTTTTTTGACTGGCTCATTAGCTTTAGGCTGTATCATAGGCTGTTTATTTGCCGGTAACCTTGCCGATAAATATGGTCGCAAGCCAGGACTAATGGTCGCCGCTTTGATCTTTGCAGTGTCGTCCATTGGTATTGCCTTTGCACAAAGCTTGACTTATTTTATTGTACTGCGTTTTGCCGCGGGGATTGGTGTGGGCATGGCCTCTATGCTTTGCCCCATGTATATTGCCGAAATTTCGCCTGCTGAAGTACGTGGCCGTAATGTGGCTATAAACCAACTTACGGTGGTTATTGGCATATTGGTAACCAACCTGGTCAACTATTTTTTGGCCGATGCAGGGCATGATGCCTGGCGCTGGATGTTTGGCCTCGGTGCAGTGCCATCGGCTATATTCCTGATCGGCGTAACCTGGTTACCCGAGAGTCCAAGGTGGCTGATGAAATCGGGCCAGGTAACTAAGGCCCAGCAAGTACTCAACAAAATAGGTACGACAGATTTTGCTAATACCACCATGAAAGCCATTGAAAAATCATTGGCGGGCGGCGCAGTAAAACAGTCCTACAAAATGGTGTTTGAAAAGGCGGTACGTCCGGCGGTTGTGGTGGGTATCACGCTGGCCGTGTTTCAGCAATTTTGTGGTATTAACGTGGTATTTAACTATACCTCAACCATATTTGAATCGGTAGGGGCCAATCTCAATCGTCAGTTGTTGGAAACGGTTTCTATAGGTGTTGTAAACCTGGTATTTACCTTATTGGCTATGTGGCAGGTAGATAAGTTGGGCCGCCGCCCGCTGATGCTGGTGGGTTCGCTGGGTTTATCTATCATGTATATTGTGCTGGCTATTGCCTTGCAAAACCATTTCCCGGCCGGCCTGGTATCCCTGTTTGTGTTGCTGGCTATCAGTACGTATGCCATTTCACTAGCCCCGGTTACCTGGGTGCTTATTTCAGAGATATTTCCGAACAAGATCAGGGGAGTAGCCTCGTCGGTAGCCATCGTATCGCTATGGGGGGCTTACTTTATACTGGTGTTCACGTTCCCTATACTAGCCAAAAAACTGGGCACTTACGGGCCGTTTTACCTGTACGCAGGTATCTGTTTCCTGGGCTTCCTGTTCGTGAAGTCGCGCGTTAAGGAAACCAAAGGCCAAACCCTCGAAGAACTGGAAGAAAATTTAATCAGACATTAA
- a CDS encoding AraC family transcriptional regulator, translating into MTKSTALRRREGFEGQKLIVLPKKIITNFLSKDPVTKQIYITDIGYYPKASHHYAERPNGINQHIIIYCTEGYGWLEINKKKVEVSPSQFIAIPANTPHKYAANTNKPWTIYWIHFKGEISAFIIDLILQNSENYKPYLSYNEDRIKLFEDICYNLEKGYSDDTLRYVNMIFSHFLSSLIYEDKFNHLEENTDDTMVEKTISFMQDNISKILRLDELAALANLSTSHFSALFRAQTGYAPIEYFNQLKVQKACQYISFTAMSIKSIAISLGIEDQYYFSRMFTKLMGNSPNEYRKKMRSAS; encoded by the coding sequence ATGACAAAAAGCACAGCGTTAAGACGGCGTGAAGGTTTTGAAGGGCAGAAACTTATTGTGTTGCCCAAAAAGATCATTACCAATTTTTTAAGTAAAGACCCTGTCACCAAACAGATCTATATAACCGATATAGGATACTACCCAAAAGCCAGTCACCATTATGCCGAACGGCCCAATGGCATCAATCAGCATATTATTATCTATTGTACAGAGGGTTATGGCTGGCTGGAGATCAATAAAAAGAAGGTGGAAGTTTCACCATCTCAATTTATCGCTATACCTGCCAATACGCCCCATAAATATGCCGCTAATACCAACAAACCCTGGACCATTTATTGGATACACTTTAAGGGTGAGATATCGGCTTTTATTATAGACCTGATCCTTCAAAATTCCGAAAACTACAAACCCTATTTATCTTATAATGAAGACCGTATAAAACTATTTGAAGACATTTGCTATAATCTGGAAAAAGGCTACAGCGATGATACTTTACGCTATGTAAACATGATATTTTCACATTTCCTATCCTCATTGATCTATGAAGATAAATTCAATCACCTGGAAGAGAATACAGATGATACTATGGTGGAGAAAACGATCAGTTTTATGCAGGATAATATTAGCAAGATTCTCCGGCTTGATGAGCTTGCTGCCTTGGCCAATTTATCAACATCGCATTTTTCGGCACTTTTCAGGGCCCAAACAGGTTACGCTCCTATAGAATACTTTAACCAGCTTAAGGTACAGAAAGCGTGTCAGTATATTTCGTTTACAGCAATGTCAATTAAAAGCATAGCCATTAGTCTGGGTATCGAAGATCAGTATTACTTTTCCAGAATGTTTACCAAGCTGATGGGAAACTCACCCAATGAGTATCGCAAAAAGATGCGTTCAGCATCATAA
- a CDS encoding L-dopachrome tautomerase-related protein, giving the protein MRVLIFITVLFSSAVMAQTKSQLIPVASSSKQVWNGVTTTSDGRIFVCFPRLEGEKGMSIGEVIKNGSIIPYPSKNWNSWVKGEVTTHKFIRTNSLRIGPDGDLWVMDTGAPKLGEQALPGGAKIVVISVKNNQVIRTIPLDGVMKPNSFMDDLRVYGSHIYITDAGEPGLVILDKQTGKGRRVMENHWSTTDSKALLAEGKVIRLKNGRELRVNADQLEISPDGKYFYFQPVSGPLARVEMAYLNDTKLSEAQLASHVTKYYNSPTTGGTAMDTDGNIYLSDVDHLRIIKIKPNGTSEAIMQDKRLLWADALWIDDKGFLWIPAGQINRLAAFQNGKSQVKFPVCIYKVQIHARAFKS; this is encoded by the coding sequence ATGAGAGTTTTAATATTCATCACCGTGCTGTTTAGCAGCGCGGTGATGGCTCAAACCAAATCCCAGCTGATACCTGTAGCCAGCTCGTCTAAGCAAGTATGGAATGGGGTAACCACAACCAGTGATGGTAGGATATTTGTATGTTTTCCGCGGCTGGAAGGCGAAAAGGGTATGAGCATTGGCGAAGTAATTAAAAACGGTAGCATTATACCATACCCATCTAAAAACTGGAATAGTTGGGTAAAAGGCGAAGTCACCACCCATAAATTTATCCGCACCAACTCCCTGAGAATAGGACCCGATGGTGACCTTTGGGTGATGGATACCGGTGCGCCCAAACTGGGAGAGCAAGCCCTGCCGGGAGGTGCTAAGATTGTAGTGATCAGCGTGAAAAACAATCAGGTTATCCGTACCATTCCCCTGGATGGAGTAATGAAACCCAATAGCTTTATGGATGATCTGCGTGTTTATGGTTCACACATTTACATTACCGATGCCGGCGAACCTGGCCTGGTAATATTAGATAAGCAAACCGGTAAGGGCAGGAGGGTAATGGAAAATCACTGGTCTACCACGGATAGTAAAGCACTGCTGGCAGAAGGTAAAGTAATACGTCTGAAAAATGGCCGGGAGCTAAGAGTAAATGCCGATCAGTTAGAAATATCTCCGGATGGTAAATACTTCTATTTTCAACCGGTATCCGGTCCGCTTGCCCGGGTAGAGATGGCTTATCTCAACGATACCAAATTAAGTGAAGCTCAATTGGCTAGTCATGTAACCAAATACTACAACTCGCCTACTACAGGTGGTACCGCAATGGATACCGATGGTAATATTTACCTGTCGGATGTTGATCATCTGCGCATCATCAAAATAAAGCCAAATGGTACAAGTGAGGCTATCATGCAGGATAAAAGGCTGTTATGGGCCGATGCACTTTGGATTGATGATAAAGGCTTTTTGTGGATACCCGCCGGACAAATAAACCGGCTGGCCGCTTTTCAAAATGGCAAATCGCAGGTTAAATTTCCGGTTTGTATTTATAAGGTCCAGATTCATGCCCGGGCTTTTAAAAGTTAA
- a CDS encoding NADP-dependent oxidoreductase encodes MKAIILKGFEGTDSLHTVELPVPEIGDNEVLVQVKAISINPVDVKTAIGKGLSGRLKSEDPFILGWDISGIVTQKGSAVTGFEVGDAVFGMVNFPGHGKAYAEYVAAPANHLALKPANISHEEAAAATLAALTALQGLTHKANVQPGQKVLAHAAAGGVGHYVVQIAKHLGAYVIGTSSAANKDFVLSLGADEHIDYKAVRFEDVLHDVDLVFDGIGGDNIDRSLEVTKKGGTVISIPSGLGETVTEKAKAKGINGYFFLVESNGDDMKQLAQWLQQGIIKSHVSQVFPFDQMTAAHQQIVSGRTRGKVVVTV; translated from the coding sequence ATGAAAGCGATCATATTAAAAGGATTTGAAGGTACTGATAGTTTACACACTGTTGAGTTGCCAGTACCCGAAATAGGGGATAACGAAGTATTGGTACAGGTAAAAGCCATCAGCATAAATCCTGTTGACGTAAAAACGGCTATTGGCAAAGGTCTGTCGGGCCGTTTAAAAAGTGAAGACCCGTTTATCCTCGGTTGGGATATATCGGGCATCGTAACCCAAAAAGGTAGTGCGGTTACCGGATTTGAAGTAGGCGATGCTGTATTTGGTATGGTGAATTTTCCTGGCCACGGTAAGGCTTATGCCGAATATGTAGCCGCTCCGGCAAATCACCTGGCACTAAAACCGGCCAATATCAGTCATGAAGAAGCTGCAGCCGCAACATTGGCCGCACTTACCGCTTTACAGGGTTTAACTCATAAAGCGAATGTACAACCTGGTCAAAAGGTGCTGGCACATGCAGCAGCAGGCGGGGTTGGGCATTATGTGGTACAGATAGCCAAGCATTTGGGTGCTTATGTGATCGGTACTTCGTCGGCAGCCAATAAGGATTTTGTGTTGAGTTTGGGCGCCGATGAACATATCGACTATAAAGCGGTTCGTTTTGAGGATGTATTGCACGATGTAGATTTGGTATTTGACGGTATCGGTGGTGATAATATCGACCGTTCGTTGGAGGTAACCAAAAAAGGAGGAACAGTGATCAGCATACCCTCAGGCCTTGGCGAAACCGTAACCGAAAAGGCCAAAGCAAAGGGCATAAATGGCTATTTTTTTCTGGTAGAATCAAACGGTGATGATATGAAGCAATTGGCCCAATGGCTGCAGCAGGGTATCATCAAATCACATGTATCACAGGTGTTCCCGTTTGACCAAATGACTGCGGCCCATCAGCAGATTGTCAGCGGCAGAACCCGGGGCAAAGTAGTGGTGACTGTTTGA
- a CDS encoding AraC family transcriptional regulator, giving the protein MIAFMFFLILWYKIIQITQPIICTNNTKCCTFVPMYQENLHQEFEIVYKELNENPQKAHQHSFFELIYIVSGTGTQCINKNTFDYHEGHLFLITPQDCHSFEIKTTTSFFFIRFNDIYIRNQQQDRKAKNDWLQQMEFILQHASHQPGCLLCNNGDKPLVKMLVESIIREQVNREAHYTELIKQLVNTILTIVARNMTMMPVSACMVSGLNNEPVVDIIRYIQENIYEPEKLRTELISDHFGIAQAYLGRYFKKHTGESLQQYISNYKLKLVETRLQHSDMRINEIVRELGFTDESHLNRLFKKHKGINPSSFRKQNNAAYQSVQQ; this is encoded by the coding sequence ATGATCGCTTTCATGTTCTTTTTAATTTTATGGTACAAAATTATACAGATCACCCAACCCATTATTTGTACAAATAATACCAAATGCTGTACATTTGTACCTATGTACCAGGAAAACTTACACCAGGAGTTTGAGATAGTTTATAAAGAACTCAACGAAAACCCTCAAAAAGCGCATCAGCATAGCTTTTTTGAGCTGATCTATATTGTAAGCGGCACGGGTACACAATGCATCAATAAAAACACATTCGACTATCACGAGGGGCACCTATTTCTGATAACCCCACAGGATTGCCACTCCTTTGAAATCAAAACCACAACAAGCTTTTTCTTTATTCGCTTTAATGATATCTATATCCGCAACCAGCAGCAAGACCGTAAAGCCAAGAATGACTGGCTACAGCAAATGGAATTTATCCTGCAACATGCCAGTCACCAACCTGGCTGTTTGCTATGCAACAATGGCGATAAGCCGCTGGTAAAAATGCTGGTGGAAAGCATCATTCGCGAACAGGTAAACCGTGAGGCCCATTATACCGAATTGATCAAACAACTGGTAAACACCATACTCACTATTGTTGCCCGCAACATGACCATGATGCCGGTGAGTGCATGCATGGTCAGCGGCTTGAACAACGAACCGGTTGTAGATATTATCCGCTATATACAGGAAAACATCTATGAGCCGGAAAAACTGCGAACTGAACTCATCAGCGATCATTTTGGGATAGCGCAGGCTTACCTGGGGCGTTATTTCAAAAAACATACCGGCGAAAGCCTGCAGCAATACATCTCCAATTACAAACTTAAACTGGTTGAAACCCGCCTGCAACACAGCGATATGCGCATCAACGAGATTGTTCGTGAACTGGGTTTTACCGACGAAAGCCACCTGAACCGTCTATTCAAAAAGCATAAGGGCATCAACCCTTCGTCATTCCGTAAACAGAACAACGCGGCCTATCAGTCTGTACAGCAATAG
- a CDS encoding SGNH/GDSL hydrolase family protein, whose amino-acid sequence MNTRLTLLLSVGLLIASVGYAQQSSTDTGKNKPTMVVKEDLRDDWAALSHYARENKQIGDPKPGEKRVVFLGSSIFERWKTTVPEFFEGRPYLDRGVSGQISGQLLLRFQQDVIGLKPKAVIILAGSNDIASNYGHLTNEYIMNNIRSMTELAKIHHIKVILCAYLPVFDYPWRKGIEPAGKIIALNKLIKAYAAENSLTLLDYFTPMVDERNGQKTELTTDGVHPNAAGYKVMAKVTEQAIAKALK is encoded by the coding sequence ATGAATACGAGGCTTACCCTATTATTATCCGTCGGATTGCTGATTGCTTCTGTTGGTTATGCACAGCAAAGCAGTACTGATACCGGGAAAAATAAACCGACCATGGTTGTCAAGGAGGATTTAAGGGACGATTGGGCGGCATTGTCGCACTATGCGAGGGAAAATAAACAAATAGGCGATCCCAAACCCGGTGAGAAACGGGTTGTTTTCTTAGGGAGTTCCATATTTGAGCGATGGAAAACAACTGTACCTGAGTTTTTTGAAGGCAGGCCTTACCTGGACCGGGGGGTGAGCGGACAGATCTCCGGACAGTTATTGCTGCGCTTTCAGCAGGATGTGATCGGCCTGAAACCAAAGGCGGTAATCATATTGGCTGGGAGTAATGATATCGCCTCCAACTATGGCCATTTGACCAATGAATACATCATGAACAACATTCGCTCTATGACGGAGCTGGCTAAAATACACCATATCAAGGTGATACTATGCGCTTACCTGCCTGTATTTGATTATCCATGGCGCAAAGGCATTGAGCCTGCTGGTAAGATCATCGCGCTCAACAAATTGATAAAAGCCTATGCCGCTGAAAATAGCCTGACCCTGCTGGATTATTTTACGCCCATGGTTGATGAGCGCAACGGGCAAAAAACCGAGCTTACTACAGATGGCGTACACCCCAATGCTGCCGGTTATAAAGTTATGGCCAAGGTTACCGAGCAAGCTATTGCCAAGGCGCTGAAATAG
- a CDS encoding glycosyltransferase family 2 protein, which produces MTPAISVTMPVYNSAPFLREAIDSILAQSFTDFEFVILNDGSTDNSKEIILSYNDPRIIFYDGKVNSGLAHIRNKGIEISKGKYLAIMDSDDIATPDRLQKQFDYLESNRDIVMCGGFFTPFGNKNSVLNFNWVTETDPEMVKINLLFDGAICQPTVMIRSSTLKETGLKYESYFDPAEDYKLWVSLSKNHLIANIKDQVLKYRLSDNQISNTKNQVQRARKFEVIKDQLSWLGITPTEAEMRIHDYMFFASAILSYDYLPKIKAWIDKLILANKKFKIYNEQKLSSYLDNLYVRNKTSLKQALKNSSPKSIAMFYLKTLLKWQSIR; this is translated from the coding sequence ATGACTCCTGCTATCTCCGTTACAATGCCTGTTTATAATAGTGCTCCGTTTTTAAGAGAGGCTATTGACAGCATTTTAGCCCAATCATTTACTGATTTTGAATTTGTTATTTTGAATGATGGCTCAACCGATAACTCCAAGGAAATTATATTAAGCTATAATGACCCACGAATAATATTTTATGATGGCAAAGTAAATTCAGGCTTAGCTCATATTCGTAACAAAGGTATAGAGATTTCGAAGGGTAAGTATTTGGCTATCATGGATAGCGACGATATTGCAACTCCTGATAGGCTGCAAAAGCAGTTTGACTACCTGGAAAGCAACAGGGACATAGTTATGTGCGGGGGCTTTTTTACACCATTTGGTAATAAAAACTCTGTATTAAATTTTAACTGGGTAACGGAAACCGATCCGGAAATGGTTAAAATTAATTTATTGTTTGATGGTGCTATATGCCAGCCTACCGTTATGATAAGAAGCAGCACGTTAAAAGAAACCGGATTAAAGTATGAATCCTATTTTGACCCGGCAGAAGATTACAAACTGTGGGTGTCTTTATCGAAGAATCACCTGATCGCAAATATTAAAGACCAGGTTTTGAAATACAGGCTTAGTGATAATCAAATCTCAAACACAAAAAATCAAGTTCAAAGAGCGCGAAAGTTTGAAGTAATTAAAGATCAACTTAGCTGGCTCGGTATTACGCCAACAGAAGCGGAAATGCGCATACACGATTACATGTTTTTCGCATCCGCAATACTATCCTATGACTATCTCCCCAAAATAAAAGCCTGGATTGATAAGTTAATCCTGGCAAACAAAAAATTCAAAATCTACAACGAGCAAAAGCTATCCAGCTATTTAGATAATCTATATGTTCGAAATAAAACATCTTTAAAACAGGCATTAAAAAACAGTTCGCCAAAATCTATAGCTATGTTTTATCTTAAAACTTTACTAAAGTGGCAGTCGATAAGATAA
- a CDS encoding esterase-like activity of phytase family protein codes for MKKTLLTLLTFSAVALSACHKDHKVNIAPSYPDMAEAADPAILMTTADGVKVYNGGFGSAIAADHNDANVFYLLTDRGPNAAGSIDNAIIFGKADFTPEIGKFRLKDGKLVLEQTIQLKNAAGQNLNGLPNPDKQGGTGEIAFDLSGKQIAPNADGIDSEGMVLASDGTFWISDEYGPHIVHFDATGRTIERINPFGTGTGGRKIPLVFAKRKPNRGMEGLTITPDGKTLVGMMQSPMLNPSKSAVSNSTVLRILTFDIASGATKQYAYLMDNASLTGVSDIVAVNATTFLTIERDGLYGGAPTNPATFKKVFKISIDGATDISDPANGVNGKLYGANKTVEELNNQAGLQGAGITPVSKTLVLDLLKDLPTVYPHDKAEGLALLPGNILAISNDDDFGVVDNSKGGFAAKILPATNTVDHNRIYFVKIKL; via the coding sequence ATGAAAAAAACTTTATTAACCCTGCTCACTTTTAGTGCTGTAGCCCTTAGTGCCTGCCACAAAGATCATAAGGTAAATATAGCACCATCGTACCCGGATATGGCCGAAGCGGCTGATCCTGCCATTTTGATGACCACTGCCGATGGCGTAAAAGTATATAACGGAGGCTTTGGTTCGGCTATAGCTGCTGATCATAACGACGCTAATGTTTTTTACCTGCTTACCGATCGTGGGCCAAACGCCGCAGGTTCTATTGATAACGCCATCATATTTGGCAAGGCCGATTTTACCCCCGAAATAGGTAAGTTCCGGTTGAAGGATGGCAAGCTGGTATTAGAGCAAACCATTCAGCTTAAAAATGCTGCCGGGCAAAACTTAAATGGTTTACCTAACCCCGACAAACAAGGTGGTACAGGAGAGATTGCTTTTGATCTGAGCGGCAAGCAGATTGCTCCCAATGCCGATGGTATCGATTCAGAAGGCATGGTTTTAGCCTCCGACGGCACCTTTTGGATCAGCGATGAATATGGCCCTCACATTGTGCACTTTGATGCCACTGGTCGTACTATTGAGCGTATCAACCCATTTGGAACAGGCACAGGCGGCCGTAAAATACCATTGGTATTTGCCAAACGCAAGCCCAATCGCGGCATGGAAGGCCTGACCATTACACCCGATGGTAAAACACTGGTGGGCATGATGCAATCGCCTATGCTTAACCCCAGCAAATCAGCTGTAAGCAATTCAACCGTGCTGCGCATTTTAACCTTTGACATCGCCTCCGGCGCTACCAAACAATATGCTTATTTAATGGACAATGCCTCCCTTACCGGAGTAAGTGATATTGTGGCTGTTAATGCTACTACATTTTTAACCATTGAGCGCGATGGTCTGTACGGCGGCGCACCAACCAACCCAGCTACGTTTAAAAAAGTATTTAAGATAAGTATTGACGGTGCTACCGATATCTCAGACCCGGCAAACGGCGTCAATGGCAAACTTTACGGTGCTAATAAAACCGTAGAAGAACTGAATAACCAGGCCGGTTTGCAAGGTGCAGGCATCACCCCAGTTTCCAAAACCCTGGTACTCGACCTGCTGAAAGATCTTCCAACTGTTTACCCGCATGATAAAGCCGAAGGATTAGCTTTATTGCCCGGTAACATCCTGGCCATTTCTAACGATGATGATTTTGGCGTGGTGGATAATAGCAAAGGCGGCTTCGCAGCCAAGATACTGCCGGCTACCAATACGGTAGATCATAACCGTATTTATTTTGTGAAGATCAAGTTGTAG
- a CDS encoding DUF4369 domain-containing protein, which produces MNHFRIILILLGVFIFNTSNTQAFAQVYILNGKIKGISEGWAFLLHRQTGVVDSGRIENGVFTIRGKASVPEFCNFGLSANGVKDYYFGFFLEKGRLTLRASKDSLTDADVLFTGSRVAVEFQQFQKLTRQIYSAHDTEDATNAKLGELASAYTLRHPRSYISAFALASFGGNLSQLPNLYNSLSPEIQASYFGKQVYNKLKHR; this is translated from the coding sequence GTGAACCATTTCAGAATAATACTTATCCTTTTGGGTGTGTTTATATTTAACACCTCAAATACACAAGCCTTTGCCCAGGTTTATATTTTAAATGGTAAAATTAAAGGGATTAGTGAAGGCTGGGCCTTTCTTCTGCACCGCCAAACCGGGGTTGTAGATTCTGGCAGGATAGAAAATGGCGTTTTTACTATCCGGGGTAAAGCAAGCGTGCCGGAGTTTTGCAATTTTGGGTTATCGGCAAATGGGGTTAAAGATTATTACTTTGGATTTTTCCTGGAGAAAGGCAGATTAACACTCCGGGCATCTAAAGATTCTCTCACTGATGCCGACGTCTTATTTACGGGGAGCCGGGTGGCTGTAGAGTTTCAGCAGTTTCAAAAGCTAACCAGGCAGATATACAGTGCTCATGATACAGAAGATGCCACCAACGCCAAACTTGGCGAATTAGCCAGCGCCTACACCCTCAGGCATCCCCGCTCCTACATCAGCGCCTTCGCGCTTGCATCCTTCGGAGGCAACTTATCTCAGTTACCTAATCTTTACAATAGCTTAAGTCCTGAAATACAGGCATCTTACTTCGGAAAACAGGTTTATAACAAGCTAAAACACCGCTAA